A window of Tautonia plasticadhaerens contains these coding sequences:
- the ptsP gene encoding phosphoenolpyruvate--protein phosphotransferase — protein MYKGIAVSPGVVVGVAYCLDGSLGQSESQYLAEDASVPEELVRFDEALRTAAGELDGIIAKVAQQLGDGEADIFRSHLQMLRDPSLLSKVHDGIRNSRLTASSALQSVLKEYASIFARAGQELFQERMADLRDVFARITAHLGVTGLGGPSPDTLGDGEPIVLVTHEILPSQAISLGEMPISGIVTEVGGGTSHAAILSRSRGIPAVSGAAGIIAEARTGDTIVVDGRDGIVVVRPDPETMAAYRKMQRDFFELKDRLVINRDQPACLSDGTLVELLANVNTVADAATASLVGATGVGLYRTEYLFLTHPDVPDEEEQYDNYRRVIEAAPDRTATIRTLDLGGDKTVAYLGRQHEANPFMGWRSIRLSFEHPKFFEVQIRAILRAARHGKVSILFPMITTLEELRHVNRLVDEARRNLKRAGVPFNEDVKTGVMIEVPAAAMCIDAILQETDFISIGSNDLIQYLVAADRDNPKVAHLCDPLSPAVLRMLRSVFDACRRTGTPVTLCGEMAGQPRSVLVLLGLGLRRFSMSPAFVPTIKALLRSVSTPQAERFSHQVLQLKTREEIRRYLTERLHEISRDLELFDFT, from the coding sequence ATGTATAAAGGAATCGCGGTCAGCCCCGGAGTTGTAGTCGGCGTGGCCTACTGCCTGGACGGCTCACTCGGCCAGTCCGAGTCGCAGTACCTGGCCGAGGATGCGTCCGTCCCCGAGGAACTCGTCCGCTTCGACGAGGCGCTCCGGACCGCGGCGGGGGAGCTCGACGGGATCATCGCCAAGGTGGCCCAGCAACTCGGCGACGGCGAGGCGGACATCTTCCGCTCCCACCTGCAGATGCTGCGGGACCCCTCGCTGCTCTCGAAGGTCCACGACGGCATCCGGAACTCCCGGCTGACCGCCTCGTCGGCCCTCCAGTCGGTGTTGAAGGAATACGCCTCGATCTTCGCCAGGGCCGGCCAGGAGCTGTTCCAGGAGCGGATGGCGGACCTGCGGGACGTCTTCGCCCGGATCACCGCCCACCTGGGCGTCACCGGCCTGGGCGGCCCCTCCCCGGACACGCTCGGCGACGGCGAGCCGATCGTCCTGGTCACGCACGAGATCCTGCCGAGCCAGGCGATCAGCCTGGGCGAGATGCCCATCTCGGGGATCGTCACCGAAGTCGGCGGCGGGACCAGCCACGCCGCGATCCTCTCCCGGAGCCGGGGCATCCCCGCCGTCTCCGGCGCCGCCGGGATCATCGCCGAGGCGAGGACCGGCGACACGATCGTGGTCGACGGCCGGGACGGCATCGTCGTCGTCCGCCCCGACCCGGAGACGATGGCCGCCTACCGGAAGATGCAGCGCGACTTCTTCGAGCTGAAGGACCGGCTGGTCATCAACCGGGACCAGCCCGCCTGCCTCTCCGACGGGACGCTCGTCGAGCTGCTGGCGAACGTGAATACCGTCGCCGACGCGGCCACCGCCTCCCTCGTGGGGGCCACCGGGGTGGGCCTGTACCGGACCGAGTATCTCTTCCTGACGCACCCCGACGTGCCCGACGAGGAGGAGCAGTACGACAATTACCGGCGCGTCATCGAGGCCGCCCCCGACCGGACGGCGACGATCCGGACCCTGGACCTCGGCGGCGACAAGACCGTCGCCTACCTCGGTCGGCAGCACGAGGCCAACCCGTTCATGGGGTGGCGGTCGATCCGCCTGTCGTTCGAGCACCCGAAGTTCTTCGAGGTCCAGATCCGGGCCATCCTGCGGGCCGCCCGGCACGGGAAGGTCAGCATCCTCTTCCCGATGATCACGACGCTGGAGGAACTCCGCCACGTCAATCGGCTGGTCGACGAGGCCCGGCGCAACCTGAAGCGGGCGGGAGTCCCCTTCAACGAGGACGTGAAGACGGGCGTCATGATCGAGGTGCCGGCCGCGGCGATGTGCATCGACGCGATCCTCCAGGAGACGGATTTCATCTCGATCGGCTCCAACGACCTGATCCAGTACCTCGTGGCCGCCGACCGGGACAACCCGAAGGTCGCCCACCTCTGCGACCCGCTCAGCCCGGCCGTGCTCCGGATGCTCCGCAGCGTCTTCGACGCCTGCCGGCGCACCGGGACCCCGGTGACGCTCTGCGGGGAGATGGCCGGCCAGCCCCGGTCGGTGCTCGTGCTGCTCGGGCTCGGCCTGAGGCGGTTCAGCATGAGCCCGGCCTTCGTGCCGACGATCAAGGCCCTGCTCCGCTCCGTCTCCACCCCCCAGGCCGAGCGGTTCTCCCACCAGGTCCTCCAGCTCAAGACCCGGGAGGAGATCCGCCGCTACCTCACCGAACGCCTCCACGAGATCTCCCGGGATCTCGAGCTATTCGACTTCACCTGA
- a CDS encoding sialidase family protein — MTRSHLAALLLLTLIAPQAPAGEPAPVFRELFPPEAKHNHASCLVECPDGSLLAAWYRGSGERKADDVQIFGARLSPGSESWGSRFLMDDTPGYPDCNPALFVPPDGSLWLFYPTILDHRWEGALLKYRVADRAEGEGPPRWSRGGVLHVTPTGFAEAYRAAIGEASETLEEVKPELVEQMTRRADDELYQRLGWMPRVRPIVLPSGRWLLPLYTDTFSASIVALSDDRGETWRCSTPMIGFGNIQPSLVRRDDGTIVAYMRDNGPDPSICVSTSGDDGETWSPVVRSGLPNPGAGVDAIRLQSGRWALAFNDTSRDRHSLAVALSEDEGRTWPHRRHLVVDPDRKQSFHYPSILQARDGSIHVSYTHGGRPEGSTITHAQFDEAWVLEGDAGGD; from the coding sequence ATGACCCGATCGCACCTCGCGGCATTGCTGCTGCTGACCTTGATCGCCCCGCAGGCCCCGGCGGGGGAGCCTGCCCCGGTGTTCCGGGAACTCTTCCCGCCCGAGGCGAAACACAACCACGCCTCCTGCCTGGTCGAATGCCCGGACGGCAGCCTGCTGGCGGCCTGGTATCGGGGTTCAGGGGAGCGGAAGGCTGACGACGTGCAGATCTTCGGCGCCAGACTCTCGCCGGGCTCCGAGTCCTGGGGGTCCCGGTTCCTGATGGACGACACCCCCGGCTATCCCGACTGCAACCCGGCCCTGTTCGTGCCCCCCGACGGCTCGCTCTGGCTGTTCTACCCGACGATCCTCGACCACCGGTGGGAAGGGGCATTGCTGAAGTACCGGGTCGCCGACCGGGCCGAGGGGGAGGGGCCTCCGCGATGGTCTCGGGGAGGTGTCTTGCACGTCACGCCGACGGGGTTCGCCGAGGCCTACCGGGCCGCGATCGGCGAGGCGTCTGAGACGCTCGAGGAGGTGAAGCCGGAACTGGTCGAGCAGATGACGCGGAGGGCCGACGACGAACTCTACCAGCGACTCGGCTGGATGCCCCGGGTGCGGCCAATCGTGCTGCCCTCGGGGCGATGGCTGCTGCCGCTGTATACCGACACCTTCTCGGCCTCGATCGTCGCCCTGAGCGACGACCGGGGGGAGACCTGGCGGTGCAGCACCCCGATGATCGGCTTCGGCAACATCCAGCCGAGCCTCGTCCGCAGGGATGACGGGACGATCGTGGCTTACATGAGGGACAACGGGCCGGACCCGTCGATCTGCGTGAGCACCTCGGGGGACGACGGGGAGACGTGGTCGCCGGTCGTCCGCTCCGGGCTGCCGAACCCGGGGGCGGGGGTGGACGCGATCCGGCTGCAAAGCGGCCGGTGGGCCCTGGCGTTCAACGACACTTCCCGGGATCGGCATTCCCTGGCCGTCGCCCTCTCCGAGGATGAGGGCCGGACGTGGCCCCATCGGAGGCACCTCGTCGTCGATCCCGATCGAAAGCAATCCTTCCACTATCCGTCGATCCTCCAGGCGCGAGACGGGTCGATCCACGTCAGCTACACGCACGGCGGCAGGCCTGAGGGCTCGACGATCACCCACGCCCAATTCGACGAGGCCTGGGTGCTCGAAGGCGACGCGGGCGGGGACTGA
- a CDS encoding QcrA and Rieske domain-containing protein, whose product MSVKEKLAAARARTSEAEGAAESRQTPGPTGEPGAPPDPGASSLPARSNPTLELADRLRASAVTRAVADPVRAAPFRSGEGRGQGGFSEFIPAVGVWGALAVVGGAIAATFAVLALTEGAEEPTGEVIVGPPDGIEAGVVSEAFVDVGGFWLVRSPAFDGIDSIVALRAACPIRECDVVWDPGGGRFECPCDGSTFTIAGLVSGGPSPRALERCRISKGEDGLIRVDPGRTYREERGQWADPESVVLP is encoded by the coding sequence ATGTCCGTGAAGGAGAAGCTGGCCGCCGCTCGGGCGAGAACCTCGGAGGCCGAGGGGGCGGCCGAGTCCCGGCAGACGCCCGGGCCCACCGGCGAGCCGGGGGCCCCTCCCGACCCGGGAGCCTCGTCCCTTCCGGCCCGCTCGAATCCGACGCTGGAACTCGCCGATCGCCTCAGGGCCTCGGCGGTCACTCGAGCGGTGGCGGATCCAGTGAGGGCGGCCCCGTTCCGATCGGGGGAGGGTCGGGGACAGGGCGGATTCTCCGAATTCATCCCGGCGGTCGGCGTCTGGGGGGCGCTGGCGGTGGTGGGAGGGGCGATCGCCGCGACGTTCGCCGTCCTGGCCCTCACCGAAGGGGCGGAGGAGCCCACGGGGGAGGTGATCGTCGGCCCTCCCGACGGGATCGAGGCGGGCGTCGTCAGCGAGGCCTTCGTCGACGTCGGGGGCTTCTGGCTCGTCCGATCTCCGGCGTTCGACGGGATCGACTCGATCGTCGCCCTCCGGGCGGCCTGTCCGATCCGTGAGTGCGATGTCGTCTGGGATCCGGGAGGCGGCCGGTTCGAATGCCCCTGCGACGGGAGCACCTTCACGATCGCCGGGCTCGTCTCGGGGGGGCCGAGCCCCCGGGCCCTGGAGCGTTGTCGCATCTCGAAGGGAGAGGATGGGCTGATCCGGGTCGATCCGGGTCGGACCTACCGGGAAGAGCGGGGACAGTGGGCCGACCCGGAGAGCGTGGTGCTCCCGTGA
- a CDS encoding carboxypeptidase regulatory-like domain-containing protein codes for MRIFNASMLCLSALCLALATQSTALGQYGTIKGQVVWGGAQVPELPPKVKAGENVKDAQVCATEPVPDESLVVDPDSKGVKYCLVYLVRPKGDNPDKAEQLLADEPQVVIDQQGCKFVPHLVAMHEKQQALFKSSDPVAHNVRLQGFTNSVNFMLPAKGELPRPLSAERRPMPMACDIHPWMQGYVMVFDHPFFAVTDEQGNFEIDGVPAGEQSVVVWHEKVGYVTEGLARGQSVTVEDGKDASLGPVTLDPSKVR; via the coding sequence ATGCGAATTTTCAACGCGTCGATGCTTTGCCTCTCGGCCCTCTGCCTCGCCCTGGCGACCCAGTCGACCGCCCTGGGCCAGTATGGCACGATCAAAGGCCAGGTCGTCTGGGGGGGCGCGCAGGTCCCCGAACTCCCCCCGAAGGTGAAGGCGGGCGAGAACGTCAAGGACGCCCAGGTCTGCGCGACCGAGCCGGTCCCGGACGAGAGCCTCGTGGTCGACCCGGACTCCAAAGGGGTGAAGTACTGCCTGGTCTACCTCGTCCGCCCCAAGGGGGACAATCCGGACAAGGCCGAGCAGCTCCTGGCCGACGAGCCCCAGGTGGTGATCGACCAGCAGGGCTGCAAGTTCGTGCCGCACCTGGTGGCGATGCACGAGAAGCAGCAAGCGTTGTTCAAGTCGAGCGACCCGGTCGCCCATAACGTTCGGCTCCAGGGATTCACCAACTCGGTGAACTTCATGCTCCCGGCCAAGGGCGAGCTGCCCCGGCCGCTGTCGGCCGAGCGACGGCCGATGCCGATGGCCTGCGATATCCACCCCTGGATGCAGGGCTATGTCATGGTCTTCGACCACCCCTTCTTCGCCGTGACCGACGAGCAGGGGAACTTCGAGATCGACGGGGTCCCGGCCGGCGAGCAGAGCGTGGTGGTCTGGCACGAGAAGGTCGGGTACGTGACCGAAGGACTGGCCCGGGGGCAGTCCGTGACCGTCGAGGACGGCAAGGACGCCTCGCTCGGCCCGGTGACCCTCGACCCGAGCAAGGTCCGTTGA
- a CDS encoding permease — MDAAEPSPRRPGYEWATRGDVNAFFGLMLDNVSGLIITTSLLAYAFGIPAEFVVRRMIPGTALGVVVGDLIFTAMAFRLARGRGRTDVTAMPLGLDTPSIFGTSLLIVGPAFVAAKDRGLAVPDAAEHAWFVGISMLLASGLFKILCAPFSGWIRRVVPRAGLLGSLAAIALVVISFLPLLSIMSDPIPGLAALAVILATLTARWRLPAGVPGALGAVIVGCAVYYGMRLVEQLTGLPGLSGGSGERLPMVMALGLPLPMGDWFAWLGGNWAEVLNSLAIALPLALATVVGGIDCTESAAAAGDDYPTGQIIFAEGIATLVAGAFGGVIQTTPYIGHPAYKAMGGRSAYTLATALFIGAAGMLGFFVWIFRLLPEVVVSPILIFIGLEITAQSFIATPRRHYPALALAVVPALAYLLNIQLDGVLFDPALAGAGVRFSDLAESTRKSAGTITMLAGGFILTSLLWATALARLIDGRFRSASITFLIAGVLALFGVIHSPLPEERVMLPGRAIDAMKGLGRYEASRLQTPYHWAAGYSGIALVLLAVGRFGTPPGPGDHQD, encoded by the coding sequence GTGGATGCCGCCGAGCCGAGCCCCCGACGACCCGGGTACGAGTGGGCCACCCGGGGAGACGTCAACGCGTTCTTCGGCCTGATGCTGGACAACGTCAGCGGCCTGATCATCACCACGTCGCTCCTGGCCTACGCGTTCGGCATCCCGGCCGAGTTCGTCGTCAGGAGGATGATCCCGGGGACGGCGCTCGGCGTGGTCGTTGGCGACCTGATCTTCACCGCCATGGCCTTCCGACTGGCCCGAGGCCGGGGCCGGACCGACGTGACGGCCATGCCGCTGGGATTGGACACACCGAGCATCTTCGGCACGTCGCTCCTGATCGTCGGGCCGGCGTTCGTCGCCGCGAAGGACCGGGGCCTGGCGGTCCCGGACGCCGCCGAGCACGCCTGGTTCGTCGGCATCAGCATGCTGCTGGCCTCGGGGCTGTTCAAGATCCTCTGCGCACCTTTCAGCGGCTGGATCCGGAGGGTCGTGCCGAGGGCGGGGTTGCTGGGATCGCTCGCGGCGATCGCGCTGGTGGTGATCAGCTTCCTGCCGCTGCTGTCGATCATGTCCGACCCGATCCCGGGCCTGGCCGCCCTGGCGGTGATCCTCGCCACCCTGACGGCCCGATGGCGGTTGCCGGCGGGGGTGCCGGGGGCGCTGGGGGCGGTCATCGTCGGCTGCGCGGTCTATTACGGGATGAGGTTGGTCGAACAGCTGACCGGCCTGCCGGGGCTCTCGGGGGGCTCGGGGGAGCGCCTGCCGATGGTCATGGCGCTGGGGCTGCCGCTGCCGATGGGCGACTGGTTCGCCTGGTTGGGGGGGAACTGGGCCGAGGTGCTCAATTCCCTGGCGATCGCCCTGCCGCTGGCCCTGGCGACGGTCGTCGGCGGGATCGATTGCACCGAGAGCGCCGCGGCGGCCGGGGACGATTACCCGACCGGGCAGATCATCTTCGCCGAGGGGATCGCGACGCTCGTGGCCGGGGCCTTCGGCGGGGTCATCCAGACGACCCCCTACATCGGCCACCCGGCCTACAAGGCGATGGGGGGGAGATCGGCCTACACGCTGGCGACCGCGTTGTTCATCGGTGCGGCGGGGATGCTCGGCTTCTTCGTCTGGATCTTCCGGCTCTTGCCGGAGGTGGTGGTCTCGCCGATCCTGATCTTCATCGGCCTGGAGATCACGGCGCAGTCATTCATCGCCACGCCCCGGCGCCACTACCCGGCGCTGGCATTGGCCGTGGTCCCGGCCCTGGCGTACCTGCTGAATATCCAACTCGATGGGGTGCTCTTCGACCCGGCCCTGGCCGGTGCCGGGGTGCGGTTCTCCGACCTGGCCGAGTCGACGCGGAAGTCGGCCGGGACGATCACGATGCTCGCCGGCGGATTCATCCTCACCAGCCTGCTCTGGGCCACGGCGCTGGCCCGCTTGATCGACGGCCGATTCCGGTCGGCGTCGATCACGTTCCTGATCGCCGGCGTGCTCGCCCTGTTCGGGGTGATCCATTCGCCGCTGCCCGAGGAGCGGGTGATGCTCCCCGGCCGGGCGATCGACGCGATGAAGGGTCTGGGGCGGTACGAGGCGTCCCGGCTGCAGACGCCCTACCACTGGGCGGCGGGCTATTCGGGGATCGCGCTGGTGCTGCTGGCGGTCGGCCGATTCGGGACGCCACCCGGGCCGGGCGACCACCAAGATTGA